In Coccidioides posadasii str. Silveira chromosome 4, complete sequence, one genomic interval encodes:
- a CDS encoding uncharacterized protein (EggNog:ENOG410PRE4~TransMembrane:1 (o28-49i)) — protein sequence MDSLRKLVRRADGSNDEGTELSSTTVNLLITLLVLVLLGITLVGTLLVLRKKRRAAKNAGLPMYNEHSNGPGHHRKLTITTTPYGGRSESVYVIDEKRNLVENSSSPPSSPVPEIRITFPEEEDTNGTRRPGSVVVVRIGEKGGIGLEPYTESLPPYQANSSDRFQSLDLDRMGGLKDKCDSKQYS from the coding sequence ATGGACTCATTACGCAAGCTAGTTCGGAGGGCCGACGGATCCAACGACGAGGGAACTGAACTCAGCTCCACCACCGTCAATCTTCTGATAACTTTGTTGGTGTTGGTCCTGTTGGGAATTACTTTGGTCGGCACCCTCCTTGTCCTCCGCAAGAAACGTCGCGCCGCAAAGAATGCCGGTCTACCCATGTACAACGAACATTCCAACGGCCCTGGGCATCACCGTAAGCTCACCATCACCACGACTCCCTACGGCGGCAGGTCTGAGTCCGTCTACGTCATtgatgagaagagaaatctGGTCGAAAACTCCTCCAGCCCACCCTCGAGCCCCGTTCCAGAGATTCGTATCACGTTCCCTGAAGAGGAAGATACGAATGGCACACGACGGCCAGGGAGTGTCGTCGTCGTGCGCATCGGCGAGAAGGGCGGCATCGGCTTGGAACCTTACACGGAGTCGTTGCCGCCATACCAGGCAAATAGCTCTGACAGGTTCCAGTCTCTTGACCTTGACCGGATGGGCGGATTGAAGGATAAATGCGACTCCAAGCAATATTCTTAG
- the TSC2 gene encoding Tuberous sclerosis 2-like protein (EggNog:ENOG410PJ9T~COG:D,T~BUSCO:229at33183), whose translation MCSNDVSSPSHKSTSSTFVDVFKIASALPRPFSPPHPELQLQPTMEGRRGSRFGLDSLHRGSIAADVLEPPNFETLLRNINRDQPVSGAVDEAERAARHLHSFGADQAIAIWDAASYLLDHASADARKAGSNLLETICGRQDLSLSARRDLYTSMSRPCSPDLIPSRVRALVALADHGRKIDFSDDSALPTVVPWIVPLYDSLASTRAKNKKLGKPYNSSTPEEAAFGDLFQLIVDIVTLQRQSPAAADVESLLENLFVVCKSTHVTGDIKHSLAVFDAIISSITVPSSSFSALLDVLCSIHASIKSLAGPTSRVVRNLAKSKSQKEMVGLLHAFLLETPVGPDRNLNVTRGAVDIFRDLVAGYGQEGMPSLSFDLLISSLQHATNKNDGRIDTDILEVCLNMLQGDYLDVALQYNWTNFVLVILTSARRVINPRPQSTDTASSKANTSDDVKSNISAHITRIASSMEATWPRLGGNQKIDVLHLFMKVHMQLTPSQAELALRLLSVQKLCHIGCTDWIPTSWELMHNFILARDKTTEVRILALDIYKDAYRTEDASSIFDAEGFTDALLHNFEEETSATFLRELVSFLVTVALSCDEQLFKRLIDVLTLQMKADEIKEDLSPTSVSSHPVSHSIPLTNVLLPSLSNVSCLGLVRIFLRSLVGHPSINPSLVFEKLIDIARSPQRPSDARLSALKVLFRIRCDSAGAIYVIPTVDSSFLINVLSRTIDVTSRQSVTEDSSSDRKPRNDSQSGRLSLKEPSSGPLVSDTPRAASESRAVKWNSPVWIGDESNSLPEEPLDDPSDRTFAFLPSSTDEHSEQSPPVLLPVNFWVETVIALLQREKNWDIYSYVLAYLAAQLMNRELFRNSMPQIKLLRSVLCEQIKNESFQEPHGWTGVKKGDIAVCIFAALTRLIGFHQHFAKSEQDETVRTFMLGIGSWEATARGCIHALAVCCHETPLSVTKSLHAILDKMSKVMTRMHIAAHILEFLALLARLPDVYVNLRDEEIRTVFGICLRYIESSREQRYKAMDPLATRSASLPTRLSGGAKETISTPGASGASAVDANTSDDLSRYVYHLTYHVMVFWFLSLKLQDRSNHISWIIKRLVFTDEAGKEVIEEQSQVFMDFMQRVVFSDLGDTIPFERFPPSDSDGPVSKRTWIVGMSIVTVETAGASGLSQITKRQASGTTYASYQQRTAPVLPHQIPVSASPHSITDEQTTRILPSHILLQLTTSAFPTPVVTQPLPLPDDDFTRRAISTFDRNDIVDGHKVGVIYIDQGQTEEAQILANTSGSSDYEFFLGGLGAKVSLENAKFNTQGLQHGTDGEYTYAWRDRVTEIVYHIPTMMPTDLAADPYCVKKKMHIGNDFVNIIFNRSNKEVAFDTILTQFNFVNVVISPVCRVSPKEVPIHSIEDFYQSFYIVKVVSKPGFPELSPAAMPKVISGKNLAAFVRLIALNASAFSLVSSRGGEHVSSWQNRLREIRRLRDRAFDASVGSSDVTVETVYVPQRRHTKAAAVQVEETPPAQGLRANFGAERNLYIDNNVFQNLDFSRWSNSRP comes from the coding sequence ATGTGTTCGAACGATGTTTCTTCACCTTCACACAAAAGCACATCTTCCACCTTTGTTGACGTGTTCAAGATAGCATCAGCTCTCCCAAGACCTTTCTCGCCCCCGCATCCTGAGCTCCAGCTGCAGCCGACAATGGAGGGCCGTCGCGGGAGCCGCTTCGGCCTGGACTCCTTGCATCGGGGCAGCATCGCTGCAGACGTCCTTGAACCTCCGAATTTCGAGACCCTGCTTCGAAACATCAACCGCGACCAGCCAGTCTCCGGTGCTGTCGACGAAGCCGAACGCGCCGCCCGTCACCTGCACAGCTTCGGTGCCGACCAGGCCATAGCCATCTGGGATGCCGCGAGCTACCTGCTAGACCACGCCTCCGCCGATGCAAGAAAGGCCGGCTCAAACCTCCTCGAAACCATCTGTGGACGTCAAGACCTCTCACTCTCCGCTCGCCGAGACCTATACACTTCCATGTCCCGTCCCTGCTCCCCCGATCTCATACCCTCGCGAGTCAGGGCCCTGGTGGCGCTGGCAGACCACGGCAGAAAGATAGACTTTTCCGACGATTCTGCACTTCCAACAGTCGTGCCGTGGATCGTTCCTCTCTATGACTCCCTTGCGTCAACTCGGGCTAAAAACAAAAAGCTGGGAAAGCCGTATAACTCATCAACTCCAGAAGAAGCAGCCTTTGGCGATTTGTTCCAGCTAATCGTCGATATTGTCACCTTACAGCGTCAATCGCCGGCCGCAGCTGATGTTGAGTCACTCCTCGAAAACCTTTTTGTCGTGTGCAAAAGCACGCATGTGACCGGAGATATAAAGCACTCTCTTGCCGTCTTCGACGCAATCATCTCGAGCATCACCGTCCCGTCATCAAGCTTCAGCGCTCTATTAGACGTCCTGTGCAGCATCCATGCCTCGATCAAGTCTCTAGCCGGCCCCACGTCGCGCGTTGTCCGTAATCTCGCCAAGTCGAAGAGCCAGAAAGAGATGGTGGGTTTACTGCACGCATTCCTCCTCGAGACTCCGGTCGGGCCCGATCGCAATCTGAATGTGACTCGCGGCGCAGTCGACATTTTCAGAGACCTAGTCGCCGGGTACGGCCAGGAAGGCATGCCAAGCCTCTCGTTCGATCTCCTCATCAGCTCCTTGCAGCACGCCACGAACAAGAACGATGGCCGCATCGACACCGACATCCTCGAAGTTTGCCTGAATATGCTGCAGGGTGACTATCTGGACGTCGCACTTCAATACAACTGGACCAACTTTGTCCTCGTTATCCTCACTTCTGCCAGACGAGTCATCAACCCCCGCCCTCAGTCTACCGACACGGCCTCTTCGAAAGCCAACACCTCCGATGACGTGAAGTCTAATATATCCGCTCATATCACTCGCATCGCTTCCTCTATGGAAGCCACCTGGCCAAGACTCGGCGGAAACCAGAAGATAGACGTTTTGCATCTGTTTATGAAGGTCCACATGCAATTAACCCCCAGTCAGGCAGAGTTGGCGCTGCGATTGCTCAGTGTGCAGAAACTCTGTCACATCGGATGTACTGACTGGATCCCCACATCATGGGAGCTGATGCACAACTTCATCCTTGCCCGCGATAAAACGACAGAAGTTCGCATTTTGGCCCTAGACATCTACAAAGATGCGTATCGTACTGAAGATGCTTCGTCGATATTCGACGCAGAGGGGTTTACGGATGCCCTACTGCACAACTTTGAAGAGGAAACATCTGCAACCTTCCTCCGAGAACTAGTTTCTTTCCTTGTGACGGTAGCTCTCAGCTGTGATGAGCAACTGTTCAAGCGGCTCATAGACGTCTTGACCTTGCAAATGAAAGCCGATGAGATCAAAGAAGACCTTTCGCCAACGTCCGTGTCATCGCATCCAGTATCCCATTCCATTCCTCTGACCAACGTTCTCCTACCTTCTCTGTCAAACGTGTCCTGCCTCGGCTTAGTGCGAATATTCTTAAGATCTCTAGTGGGCCACCCGTCGATCAATCCATCTCTCGTTTTTGAAAAATTGATCGATATTGCGCGGTCACCACAACGTCCATCCGATGCACGGCTATCTGCTCTAAAAGTCCTTTTCAGAATCCGGTGTGACTCTGCAGGAGCCATATATGTAATCCCAACAGTTGACAGCAGCTTTCTGATCAACGTTCTGTCTCGTACCATCGATGTGACCTCACGACAAAGCGTAACGGAGGACTCGTCGAGCGACCGAAAGCCGAGGAACGACAGCCAAAGCGGTAGACTATCACTTAAAGAACCTTCTTCTGGTCCTTTGGTTTCGGATACCCCACGTGCGGCGAGCGAGAGCCGTGCAGTCAAGTGGAATTCTCCAGTGTGGATCGGAGACGAGAGCAACAGTCTGCCCGAGGAGCCGCTCGATGATCCTAGCGATCGTACTTTTGCATTTTTACCAAGCTCTACGGACGAGCACAGCGAGCAAAGCCCTCCAGTTCTCCTCCCAGTCAACTTTTGGGTCGAAACGGTCATCGCGCTTCTTCAACGAGAGAAAAACTGGGACATATACAGCTATGTTCTTGCTTACTTGGCGGCACAGCTTATGAACAGGGAACTTTTCCGCAACTCGATGCCCCAGATCAAGCTCCTTCGAAGCGTTCTATGTGAGCAAATCAAAAACGAAAGCTTTCAGGAACCCCATGGTTGGACTGGTGTAAAGAAAGGCGATATCGCTGTTTGCATATTTGCGGCTCTCACGAGACTCATTGGTTTCCACCAGCATTTTGCGAAGAGCGAGCAGGATGAGACGGTTCGTACATTTATGCTTGGAATTGGGTCCTGGGAGGCTACCGCTCGTGGCTGCATCCATGCACTCGCCGTTTGCTGTCACGAAACTCCGCTCTCGGTAACTAAGTCCCTGCACGCAATCCTTGACAAAATGTCGAAAGTCATGACACGAATGCATATTGCAGCCCATATCTTGGAATTTCTTGCTCTACTCGCACGCCTGCCGGATGTGTATGTGAATTTGAGAGATGAGGAGATTCGCACAGTATTTGGGATCTGTCTCCGGTATATCGAATCGTCGAGAGAGCAGCGGTACAAAGCCATGGACCCTTTGGCCACGCGGTCTGCTTCTCTTCCAACGCGACTCAGTGGCGGCGCGAAAGAAACCATATCCACTCCTGGAGCCTCTGGGGCGTCCGCTGTCGATGCGAATACTTCCGATGATCTATCGAGATACGTCTACCATCTAACATACCATGTCATGGTATTTTGGTTCCTGTCACTCAAGCTACAGGATAGATCCAATCATATCAGTTGGATAATAAAACGTCTTGTCTTCACCGATGAAGCGGGGAAAGAAGTCATTGAAGAGCAGAGCCAGGTTTTTATGGACTTTATGCAAAGAGTGGTATTTTCAGACCTTGGTGATACTATTCCATTCGAGCGATTCCCACCGTCAGACAGCGATGGACCAGTGTCCAAAAGGACTTGGATTGTGGGAATGAGTATCGTCACGGTTGAAACAGCTGGTGCCTCCGGCCTGAGTCAGATAACAAAGAGACAAGCTTCTGGCACAACCTATGCTTCTTACCAGCAACGTACAGCCCCCGTTTTACCGCACCAGATTCCGGTTAGCGCGTCGCCACATTCCATCACCGATGAGCAAACCACGCGGATCTTGCCTTCGCACATCCTCCTTCAGTTGACGACTTCTGCATTTCCCACCCCTGTGGTGACGCAGCCTCTTCCACTTCCCGACGACGATTTCACTCGACGGGCAATCAGCACTTTCGACAGGAACGACATTGTGGATGGACACAAAGTTGGTGTGATCTACATTGACCAAGGTCAAACTGAAGAGGCCCAGATTCTCGCCAACACGTCTGGGAGCAGCGATTATGAATTCTTCCTTGGCGGGTTAGGGGCAAAGGTGTCGCTCGAGAACGCGAAGTTCAACACCCAGGGACTGCAACACGGGACTGACGGCGAATACACTTATGCGTGGCGCGACCGAGTGACTGAAATCGTTTATCACATTCCGACAATGATGCCCACAGATTTAGCAGCGGATCCATATTgcgtgaagaagaagatgcaTATTGGCAATGATTTTGTCAATATCATTTTCAATCGATCCAACAAAGAAGTTGCCTTTGACACCATTCTCACGCAATTCAACTTCGTCAATGTCGTCATCTCCCCAGTTTGCCGGGTGTCTCCCAAAGAAGTACCCATTCACTCAATTGAAGATTTCTATCAAAGCTTCTACATCGTTAAAGTCGTAAGCAAACCAGGATTCCCGGAGCTCTCACCAGCTGCTATGCCCAAAGTGATATCAGGAAAGAACCTCGCTGCGTTTGTTCGCCTCATCGCGCTCAACGCCTCCGCCTTCTCTCTCGTCTCCAGCCGCGGCGGCGAACACGTCTCCTCCTGGCAGAACCGACTCCGCGAAATCCGCCGTCTTCGAGACCGCGCCTTCGACGCGTCGGTCGGAAGTTCAGATGTAACCGTCGAAACTGTCTACGTTCCGCAGCGACGCCATACGAAAGCGGCAGCCGTCCAGGTCGAAGAAACTCCACCGGCACAGGGCCTCCGGGCCAATTTCGGCGCAGAACGGAACCTCTACATCGATAACAATGTTTTTCAAAATTTGGACTTCTCACGTTGGAGCAACAGCCGTCCATaa
- the PUF3 gene encoding mRNA binding protein puf3 (EggNog:ENOG410PGRI~COG:J~BUSCO:1411at33183): protein MASGLENIPSVHAVGGQSRAFGTAKASWKNDVWGNGHLTDAFSDGTRENGHFRASKSMSDEMMEGKSGSSCLLATSESDGWDGRANMPWNVSPSHGHSLTPPGIDAQSRDSSPPYFSAPRPAAIGTAVKSSAQRAFFTQSDPQSVAVSSVGTPSGSTGYMDHNTPPRNINPAAFKNSNLGARFGSGATLPLTNSDMGSSDNLNGSLGLRPFQAANVGLAGKSTGPYTHLSRNSMGSFSQRPAHSSHSSFHSDSDGNDIREPRARYDIAHEFSKLGLEGNSYVLHSHSNSHRSAYMGPSFDGSVPHFKSPFGDEVSGSVLRAYSPEPFSDMSAYQSIPRSRHEERGMGSPSLNDYVRNTNKGFYSANGTPPAAPRLVISPGNRLAGHLADEQTELLDRKLRSLQHEQQEYLQSASPISSRRALQQAQGYGLSSYHAAQINQVGNPYAMGTFSGLPTVVARNQYREQDASQSLRSPLLEEFRANNKGTKRYELKDIYNHIVEFSGDQHGSRFIQQKLETANSDEKERVFQEIKPNAIQLMMDVFGNYVIQKLFEHGNQAQKKALAQQMMGHILNLSTQMYGCRVVQKALEHVLLDQQAAMVKELENQVIKCVKDQNGNHVIQKAIERVPQAHIQFIINDFSGQIQRWAVHSYGCRVIQRMLEHCNEADRDAILAELHLCSASLIPDQFGNYVIQHVIENGRERDRSQMIAVVISQLVLFSKHKFASNVVEKTLEYGGPNDRSEILRIFTTPNERGESPLEGLMKDQFGNYVIQKVLQVLKGDEYQTLVDKIVPLLSHLKKHSHGKQIAAIEKHLAKPTPPTSSTTSEGNHLCRGNEVDSSYEDNGLSTGGTPSSRGSTASSTNTSIDAADIAENKSAPAPSTHSSRSA, encoded by the exons ATGGCGTCAGGACTCGAAAATATTCCAAGTGTGCATGCA GTTGGAGGGCAGTCCCGTGCATTTGGGACTGCAAAAGCAAGTTGGAAAAACGATGTCTGGGGAAATGGCCACCTCACGGACGCGTTCTCGGACGGCACTAGGGAAAATGGACACTTTAGAG CCTCCAAAAGCATGAGCGACGAGATGATGGAAGGTAAATCCGGCTCCAGCTGCCTCCTGGCCACCTCGGAATCCGACGGGTGGGATGGACGGGCAAATATGCCTTGGAATGTCAGCCCTTCGCATGGGCATTCACTCACTCCTCCGGGGATCGATGCCCAGTCAAGGGACTCTTCTCCTCCTTACTTTTCCGCTCCTCGACCAGCTGCCATAGGCACTGCAGTAAAATCGTCAGCTCAGAGGGCTTTCTTTACACAATCCGATCCCCAGTCGGTTGCTGTGAGTTCTGTGGGCACACCGTCAGGATCTACTGGATATATGGACCATAACACCCCTCCACGAAATATCAATCCCGCCGCATTCAAGAATTCCAACCTTGGAGCCAGATTTGGAAGCGGAGCGACACTTCCTCTGACTAACAGCGATATGGGTTCATCTGATAATCTTAATGGCTCACTCGGGCTTCGCCCTTTCCAAGCAGCCAACGTTGGCCTAGCTGGGAAGTCTACAGGGCCTTATACACATCTGTCCCGTAATTCTATGGGTTCGTTTTCACAGCGTCCTGCACATTCGTCACATTCCTCCTTTCATTCGGATTCCGATGGTAACGATATCAGAGAGCCACGAGCGCGTTATGACATTGCGCATGAATTCTCGAAACTAGGCCTTGAAGGCAATTCCTACGTTCTTCATTCCCACTCGAACTCACACCGCTCGGCCTACATGGGCCCCTCATTCGACGGATCTGTCCCGCATTTCAAATCTCCCTTTGGAGATGAAGTGTCTGGGTCTGTTCTCAGAGCATACAGCCCCGAACCGTTTTCGGACATGTCTGCGTACCAAAGTATCCCCAGGTCCCGCCATGAAGAGAGAGGCATGGGCTCTCCGTCCCTGAACGACTACGTTAGAAATACGAACAAAGGCTTTTATTCCGCTAACGGAACACCTCCAGCCGCCCCACGCCTTGTTATATCACCGGGAAACCGGCTTGCTGGCCACCTTGCAGATGAGCAGACGGAACTTCTGGATAGGAAGCTACGGAGCTTGCAGCATGAGCAGCAAGAATATCTTCAGTCGGCGAGTCCGATCTCGAGCCGCAGAGCTCTGCAGCAGGCCCAGGGATACGGTCTTTCGAGTTATCATGCCGCCCAAATCAATCAGGTTGGCAATCCATATGCGATGGGGACGTTCTCTGGTCTTCCCACTGTTGTTGCACGGAACCAGTACCGTGAGCAAGATGCTTCGCAGTCGTTACGCAGCCCTCTGTTGGAAGAATTTAGAGCCAACAATAAGGGAACCAAGCGATATGAACTCAAG GATATCTATAACCATATTGTCGAGTTCAGCGGTGACCAGCACGGCTCTCGATTTATCCAGCAGAAACTGGAGACTGCCAACAGCGATGAAAAGGAGCGCGTTTTCCAGGAGATCAAGCCCAACGCTATACAGCTCATGATGGATGTGTTTGGAAACTATGTCATCCAAAAGCTTTTCGAACACGGAAACCAAGCACAGAAGAAGGCATTGGCCCAGCAGATGATGGGTCATATTCTAAACCTTTCAACCCAGATGTACGGATGTCGGGTCGTGCAAAAG GCGTTGGAGCATGTGCTCCTCGACCAACAAGCTGCAATGGTCAAAGAACTGGAGAACCAGGTTATCAAGTGTGTTAAGGACCAAAACGGCAACCATGTCATCCAGAAGGCCATCGAGCGAGTGCCCCAGGCTCACATTCAATTCATCATCAACGACTTCAGTGGCCAAATCCAACGCTGGGCGGTGCATTCTTATGGCTGTCGGGTCATTCAACGGATGCTTGAACATTGCAATGAAGCGGATCGTGACGCTATCCTTGCAGAACTTCATCTATGCAGTGCTAGCCTTATCCCAGACCAGTTTGGCAACTATGTGATTCAGCATGTGATCGAAAACGGGCGGGAGAGAGATAGATCCCAGATGATTGCCGTTGTGATTTCGCAACTTGTCTTGTTTTCGAAGCACAAGTTTGCTAGCAACGTCGTTGAGAAGACCCTTGAATATGGTGGGCCAAATGATCGCTCGGAGATCTTGCGTATATTTACTACTCCAAACGAGAGGGGAGAATCGCCGCTGGAGGGGCTCATGAAGGATCAATTTGGTAATTATGTTATTC AGAAAGTCCTCCAAGTCTTGAAAGGAGATGAGTACCAAACGTTGGTCGATAAAATTGTTCCACTGCTATCCCATCTGAAGAAACATAGCCACGGCAAGCAGATTGCGGCGATTGAGAAACACTTAGCCAAACCGACACCCCCAACTTCCTCGACGACTTCCGAGGGCAATCACCTGTGCCGTGGAAATGAAGTCGACTCATCTTACGAGGACAACGGTCTATCTACCGGAGGCACTCCTAGCTCTCGTGGTAGTACTGCCTCAAGCACCAATACGAGCATCGACGCAGCAGATATTGCTGAGAACAAATCGGCCCCAGCACCCAGCACACATTCTTCGCGATCAGCCTAA